A single genomic interval of Asterias amurensis chromosome 1, ASM3211899v1 harbors:
- the LOC139942935 gene encoding RNA polymerase-associated protein RTF1 homolog, producing MSKRKKSRAIIDSDSSSGDSGSDLEEELLSLAKRKRTEPDHADASPTDSPPPPTQTPQKNDSESETSESDDEWMVGGNKKKRRVKKKVTQRRVSKAHSEDSALNSDSDKSSLEEGEVSDSDSSESLSASGVSDISDDEPQFKDGYDENLMGDDEDKARLAQMTEMEREQEIFNRLEKREVAKTRFEIERKLRQAKREQKRQKRDRLAKEQGNSSSLSHSARQLASRSDITKERRRTIDEKKDRKAQAILNLKAEREKKEKKKSADTPVTRREPLRASDVYSDDDDDDEEDDKKNDASSSSSSSSYGGSDDDRDDEDDTPRVTFISSKEELSKIRLSRHKLERWVHMPFFGDTVVGCFVRIGIGANGGRSVYRVAEITECVETAKVYQLGGNRTNKGLRLRYATQERVFRLEFVSNQDFTDTEFSKWKEDMMVGGFQLPTVREVDTKYNQIKKALSHNYQEDEIEKSVAEKERFRRNPRNYAKKKTTLIKTRDMAAVEGREDDVKKFSLQLEELEERAEELDRVRNKNVNAITYINKRNRTRNIAEAERAMKTEIKESLNAKADPFTRRQCRPQLVTKAAKEEMLMNSELLKKLEEERSKKQGHENSMKDDIMESLSQEALPGKIGDRKLSEDLFHAHDFDIKIDLDVSTSDSRPMALNSNTDALGKDGAPRRSLNLDEYKKMRGLI from the exons ATGTCTAAACGAAAGAAGAGTCGTGCTATCATTGATTCAGACAGCTCTAGTGGTGACAGTGGGTCTGATTTGGAAGAG GAGCTTCTTTCCTTAGCTAAGAGGAAGCGAACAGAGCCTGATCATGCTGATGCCAGTCCCACGGACTCCCCACCTCCTCCAACACAGACCCCACAAAAGAATGACTCTGAATCAGAGACGTCTGAGAGTGACGATGAG TGGATGGTCGGCGGTAACAAAAAGAAACGACGGGTAAAGAAGAAAGTCACGCAAAGGCGAGTTTCAAAAGCCCACTCAGAAGATTCTGCCCTGAACAGCGACTCTGATAAATCGTCACTGGAGGAag GTGAGGTTTCCGATTCGGACAGCAGCGAGTCCCTCTCGGCCTCCGGGGTGTCGGACATCTCAGACGATGAGCCGCAATTCAAGGATGGGTACGATGAGAACCTGATGGGCGACGATGAGGACAAGGCGCGGCTCGCTCAGATGACCGAGATGGAGAGAGAACAGGAGATCTTCAATCGTCTGGAGAAACGTGAAGTTGCTAAGACAAG ATTTGAGATTGAGAGAAAACTGCGACAGGCCAAGCGAGAGCAGAAGCGGCAGAAGAGAGATCGGCTCGCCAAGGAGCAAGGAAACAGCAGTAGCCTGAGCCACAGCGCCCGCCAGCTGGCTTCCCGCAGTGACATCACTAAGGAGAGAAGACGTACCATCGACGAGAAGAAAGACCGCAAGGCTCAGGCTATCCTTAATCTTAAGGCTGAGAGAGAgaagaaggagaagaaaaaatcaG CAGATACACCGGTCACCAGAAGGGAACCTCTCAGAGCAAGTGACGTTTActctgatgatgatgacgatgatgaagAGGATGATAAGAAGAATGATGCTTCCAGCTCATCCAGCAGTTCATCCTACGGTGGATCAGACGACGATCGTGACGA TGAAGATGACACCCCAAGAGTGACGTTCATTTCTTCAAAAGAAGAGCTCAGTAAAATTAGGTTATCAAGGCACAAACTAGAAAG ATGGGTCCATATGCCGTTCTTTGGCGATACTGTGGTAGGATGTTTTGTACGAATTGGGATTGGTGCAAACGGTGGCCGATCAGTGTACAGG GTTGCGGAGATCACTGAATGTGTAGAAACAGCCAAAGTCTACCAACTAGGCGGTAACCGAACAAATAAAGGTCTCCGCCTAAG GTATGCGACGCAAGAGAGAGTCTTTCGTCTGGAGTTTGTTTCCAATCAGGATTTCACGGATACAGAGTTCAGCAAATGGAAAGAAGAT ATGATGGTGGGAGGTTTCCAGCTTCCAACAGTGAGGGAAGTCGACACCAAGTACAACCAGATCAAGAAAGCTCTGTCACACAACTACCAAGAAGATGAAATTGAAAAG agTGTGGCAGAAAAAGAGAGATTCAGGAGAAATCCTCGCAACTACGCCAAGAAGAAGACGACACTCATCAAGACTAGG GACATGGCAGCAGTGGAAGGCAGGGAGGACGATGTCAAGAAGTTTTCCCTGCAGCTTGAAGAGCTTGAAGAAAGAGCCGAGGAGCTGGACCGAGTCCGCAACAAGAACGTCAACGCTATCAC GTATATCAACAAGAGGAATCGTACTCGGAACATAGCAGAGGCAGAGAGAGCCATGAAGACTGAGATCAAAGAGTCCCTGAATGCCAAAGCTGACCCCTTCACAAGAAGACAGTGTAGACCGCAACTTGTCACAAAG GCCGCCAAGGAGGAGATGTTGATGAATTCAGAGCTGTTGAAGAAACTGGAGGAGGAACGCTCCAAGAAACAGGGACATGAGAATTCCATGAAG GATGACATCATGGAGTCGTTGAGCCAGGAAGCTCTACCGGGCAAGATCGGCGATAGGAAGTTGTCGGAGGACCTCTTCCATGCTCATGATTTCGACATTAAAATTGATTTAGACGTCTCCACCTCAG ATTCCCGTCCCATGGCGTTGAACTCCAACACCGATGCATTGGGCAAAGACGGCGCGCCCAGGAGATCCCTTAACTTGGACGAGTACAAGAAGATGAGGGGCCTCATCTGA